The sequence AGGCATAATAAAAGCCCCGACAAGCGGGGCAAACAAAGAAAAGGAGGAGATAAGTATATCAATAATCAAATTGTTTTTTCAATTGCTCTTTCATTCTTCTTCTAAACGGCTTGTTATGAGCTTTTCTATCATACCTATGCCCATAACCTCCAAACCAAGCATTTGAAAGCCTTTTCTCAGTGTTTCTCTTCATTTCACATCACCTCTTTGAGTTTAACCACCTCCTTTCTGGCATGAAAAAAGGGCGATTTCTCGCCCTATTTGACATTTATAAATTTTTTTATCTTACTTATAAGCTCCTCCCATTTTTTTCTTATTCTTTCTTCTAAATTGGGCTGCAAGAAAAAATCAATAATTTTTTCTCTGTCTAAAATGATTTTACCTTTGCTGTATTCTTTTAAAAAATCCAAATCAAAGAAAGAAAAGAATGAGAAGTTTTCATTTTCCCTATACATTTCTTCAATGGGATATAAGGATATATGCATGAATTTCTCTATACTTATGTCTCTAAAAACCGCTTCTGATTCACTGCCTTTTTTCTCGTCAAAAACTTTTTCTTTCACTTTCTCCATTTTCAGAAGCTTTGCTAAATAAATTTGTCCCAGTTTCTCCAACACATGTCTCTTTAGCTTATTCTTCGATGTTGTAAACTCAATCCAAACCCCTTTATCCACCCTTTCTTGCTTAGAAATATAAAGATCCATATCTGGAGGATTTTTAATTGGCATCTCTAATTTTATGTTTGTCCATCCATTCACTCCTATTTTTTTCAAGATGGACTTACCTAAATCAATGTCCACGTTTTTTTGTGCCGCTGAATTCTTTTGTCTGCTTGAACGAAGAAAATCACTGACTTGATCAAATCCTTGAAAAGCCCCTGAAGCCATAAGCACTTTCTTATGATTTGGAAGAAAAAAGTGTAAAACTATATCATTATTTTCATCATCTAAATGAATATCCAATTCTTCATTGTGAGCTAAACCAAAAGCAATCCACCTTTCAAACGCTTTTAGGCCGTTATCGCTCACAGTAATGCATCTCCGGGGGCATGTTCTTTCATAGGTCTTGTGCTATATACTATATCTAACAACTTGTCTAACCTTATAGCACCATATTTCTTTATCACTTCATCGATTATTTCTTTTTGCTTTTTATCTATTTCAGGAGGATTTTTGTTAACTTTTTCCCACATTTCATCACTTAATCTGTAATCATGAGCTATCCCAGAATTTGTAGGAAATGCATAATCTCTTACAACTTCTTTATGAACGAGTGTATCAAGCGTTTCTATTATATCGTTAGAATAAGGGCCATAAAAATAATATTGATATTTGACTTTCGTTATTTTTTCTCCTGCCCTTGCTGAAGAAATCAAATCAGACAGGTATAGAAGTTTTACTATTCTTGTTCTTCCAATGGTAGGCCGAATATTTTTGAGTTTATACAAAATATAAATGATTATCTTCTCCAGCTCCACTTTTTGCCACCCCCTTGCATTTTCAATAATACCGCTTATTACAATATAAATCAAGGGGGAATGATAA is a genomic window of Mesoaciditoga lauensis cd-1655R = DSM 25116 containing:
- a CDS encoding Panacea domain-containing protein encodes the protein MELEKIIIYILYKLKNIRPTIGRTRIVKLLYLSDLISSARAGEKITKVKYQYYFYGPYSNDIIETLDTLVHKEVVRDYAFPTNSGIAHDYRLSDEMWEKVNKNPPEIDKKQKEIIDEVIKKYGAIRLDKLLDIVYSTRPMKEHAPGDALL